TACTATATTATGTAAAAGAATGTCAACCGGACTAAGCGAAGTTACGCAGTTCTTCGCCGCCGATAAGGTGATAGTGGAGGTGGAAAATAATCTGCCCACCCTCTTTGTTGCAGTTGGTTACAATCCTAAAACCTTTCTCCGCTATACCTGTATCGCGGGCAATCTTATTGGCTACCAGGTGGATATGTCCGATCAAATCGACATTATCCTCATGTATATCCAGCACGTTTGTTAGATGTTCCTTGGGAATTATCAGGATATGCACGGGAGCCAAGGGATTGATATCTTTAAAAGCCAGCACCCGGTCGTCTTCATAAACTACCTGACTGGGAATCTCTTTCCTGACTATTTTACAAAAAATACAGTCCTCCATAGTCAACCTCCTTTCCAAAAAAACTCTTCCCTCAAAAGTATTTCTTTCTTTATATTTGCGCAAAATCCTGCACTTTAAACCAAATTAGCCCATTTTTTCAACCAATCCGCCTTCACTTCCCCGAAGACATGCTCCTCTTTAACA
This genomic window from Thermincola ferriacetica contains:
- a CDS encoding histidine triad nucleotide-binding protein gives rise to the protein MEDCIFCKIVRKEIPSQVVYEDDRVLAFKDINPLAPVHILIIPKEHLTNVLDIHEDNVDLIGHIHLVANKIARDTGIAEKGFRIVTNCNKEGGQIIFHLHYHLIGGEELRNFA